A single region of the Salarchaeum japonicum genome encodes:
- a CDS encoding CBS domain-containing protein, whose translation MNALPVREVMDRDYVGVSESDSLHAAVRTIREADATGALVLRGGDAVGYLSTSDVLDHLADDGALDGAVGDAMTDVPPSLRPEAAVEDAAARLTSANARHVVVADGDGVLGLVDATNLVRAGPDPAPPASDETPDAARPDDRVGEPDDAYSHRSVCEVCGSLADSLSNVNGQLVCPDCRTV comes from the coding sequence ATGAATGCGTTGCCCGTGCGGGAGGTGATGGACCGCGACTACGTCGGCGTGAGCGAATCGGACAGCCTCCACGCCGCCGTGCGAACCATCCGGGAGGCGGACGCAACCGGCGCGCTCGTCCTCCGCGGCGGCGACGCCGTCGGCTACCTCTCGACGAGCGACGTGCTCGACCACCTCGCGGACGACGGCGCGCTCGACGGCGCGGTCGGGGACGCGATGACGGACGTGCCGCCCTCGCTCCGCCCCGAGGCCGCCGTCGAGGACGCCGCCGCCCGCCTCACGTCCGCGAACGCCCGGCACGTCGTCGTCGCCGACGGTGACGGCGTCCTCGGCCTCGTGGACGCTACCAACCTCGTCCGCGCCGGCCCCGACCCCGCACCCCCCGCGAGCGACGAGACGCCGGACGCCGCGCGGCCCGACGACCGGGTCGGCGAACCCGACGACGCGTACTCCCACCGGAGCGTCTGCGAGGTCTGCGGGTCGCTCGCGGACAGCCTCTCGAACGTGAACGGCCAGCTCGTCTGCCCGGACTGCCGGACGGTTTAG
- the udk gene encoding uridine kinase produces MTIPSFAIGIAGGTGAGKTTVAREITENVGEAVTRVPLDNYYEDLSHMSFEERADANYDHPDAFEWDLLRSHLDSLLSGQAVEMPQYDFSEHLRQDERVTVEPTDVIVLEGILALYDERVNDMLDLHIYVETDADVRILRRIDRDVLERGRELEGVMEQYLSTVKPMHEQFVEPTKKNADIIIPEGANSVAVNLLEEKVQAETGAFAEWAAREAENQL; encoded by the coding sequence ATGACCATTCCCTCGTTCGCCATCGGCATCGCTGGCGGAACGGGCGCGGGGAAGACCACCGTCGCCCGCGAAATCACGGAGAACGTCGGCGAAGCCGTCACCCGCGTCCCCCTCGACAACTACTACGAAGACCTCAGTCACATGAGCTTCGAGGAGCGCGCGGACGCCAACTACGACCACCCGGACGCGTTCGAGTGGGACCTCCTCCGCAGCCACCTCGACAGCCTCCTCTCCGGGCAGGCCGTCGAGATGCCGCAGTACGACTTCAGCGAACACCTCCGGCAGGACGAACGCGTCACCGTCGAACCCACCGACGTCATCGTCCTGGAGGGGATTCTCGCGCTCTACGACGAGCGCGTGAACGACATGCTCGACCTCCACATCTACGTCGAGACCGACGCCGACGTACGCATCCTCCGCCGCATCGACCGCGACGTGCTCGAACGCGGCCGCGAACTCGAAGGCGTGATGGAACAGTACCTCTCCACGGTGAAACCGATGCACGAGCAGTTCGTCGAACCGACGAAGAAGAACGCCGACATCATCATCCCGGAGGGCGCGAACTCCGTCGCCGTGAACCTCCTCGAAGAGAAAGTGCAAGCGGAAACGGGCGCGTTCGCCGAGTGGGCGGCGCGCGAAGCGGAAAACCAGCTCTAG
- a CDS encoding uracil-DNA glycosylase — MDARQETQRNPYGMDEDCTNCARAAERDRVVHGYGDASADIVFVGHTPSEAAEAAGVPFVGDDAGERFQDILGNLGLNNSLPTSTTPELDNAYLCYLARCRHPDHPPTDDELQACDPFLTADVRMINPELIVPVGERALDELAREYTTTPAGELSVDDHHATSVRGRGFELVPMKHPGRMTDTEKEQFITYFLDLLQTDYRQTKGRRGR, encoded by the coding sequence ATGGACGCCCGGCAGGAAACCCAGCGGAACCCGTACGGGATGGACGAAGACTGCACGAACTGCGCGCGCGCCGCCGAACGCGACCGCGTCGTGCACGGCTACGGCGACGCGAGCGCCGACATCGTCTTCGTCGGCCACACCCCCAGCGAGGCCGCCGAAGCCGCCGGCGTCCCGTTCGTCGGCGACGACGCCGGCGAGCGCTTCCAGGACATCCTCGGAAACCTCGGCCTCAACAACAGCCTCCCCACCAGCACCACGCCCGAACTCGACAACGCATACCTCTGTTATCTCGCGCGGTGTCGCCACCCCGACCACCCGCCGACCGACGACGAACTCCAGGCCTGCGACCCCTTCCTCACCGCCGACGTCCGCATGATAAACCCCGAACTCATCGTCCCCGTCGGCGAACGCGCCCTCGACGAACTCGCCCGCGAATACACCACCACTCCCGCCGGCGAACTCAGCGTCGACGACCACCACGCCACCAGCGTCCGCGGCCGCGGCTTCGAACTCGTCCCCATGAAACACCCCGGCCGCATGACCGACACCGAAAAAGAACAGTTCATCACGTACTTCCTCGACCTCCTCCAGACCGACTACCGCCAAACCAAGGGCCGACGCGGCCGATAA
- a CDS encoding DUF5785 family protein — protein MDDMYDPSGRDWPHDPDGEEGSEGGRQYGMAVLSKKVDEEEDFPLQKDAFVEEYGDDPVRINYEKVVSVSEIFEHVEPEEFETKVEFWKKVGDGMRSGDLWDFQPQT, from the coding sequence ATGGACGACATGTACGACCCGTCGGGCCGGGACTGGCCGCACGACCCGGACGGCGAGGAGGGTAGCGAGGGCGGACGCCAGTACGGGATGGCCGTCCTGTCGAAGAAGGTCGACGAGGAGGAGGACTTCCCGCTCCAGAAGGACGCGTTCGTCGAGGAGTACGGCGATGACCCCGTCCGCATCAACTACGAGAAGGTCGTCTCGGTCTCCGAAATCTTCGAGCACGTCGAACCCGAGGAGTTCGAGACGAAGGTGGAGTTCTGGAAGAAGGTCGGTGACGGGATGCGCTCGGGCGACCTCTGGGACTTCCAGCCCCAGACCTAG
- a CDS encoding glycosyltransferase family protein translates to MTVHVLLADPPRDGLVLPDLPDTSPLTESEATGLYEAMLKDACVAAATSGGSLLVNYPPADDIPPEHETGRPPEADLREVVADALEDPADARFEVQVGSSYDARVGNTVTHLLRDEDESSVAVVDPRAPLLARKDLDSAAMKLRRRDAVLGPSDGGRVHYAGFTQPIDFAGAYTTPELDTLTARARDAGGDVDFLSHQPLVRTGTDLETLLPTLDARRRAGRIVPTHTTQYLAELGVHLTDDGLQRA, encoded by the coding sequence ATGACCGTTCACGTCCTGCTCGCCGACCCGCCACGGGACGGCCTCGTCCTCCCCGACCTCCCCGACACGTCCCCGCTCACCGAATCCGAAGCCACCGGCCTCTACGAGGCGATGCTGAAAGACGCGTGCGTCGCCGCCGCGACCAGCGGCGGGAGCCTCCTCGTCAACTACCCGCCCGCCGACGACATCCCGCCCGAACACGAGACCGGACGGCCACCCGAGGCCGACCTCCGCGAAGTCGTCGCCGACGCCCTCGAAGACCCCGCGGACGCCCGCTTCGAAGTGCAGGTCGGCTCCAGCTACGACGCCCGCGTCGGCAACACCGTCACCCACCTCCTCCGCGACGAGGACGAATCCTCCGTCGCCGTCGTCGACCCCCGCGCCCCCCTCCTCGCGCGCAAAGACCTCGACAGCGCCGCGATGAAACTCCGCCGCCGCGACGCCGTCCTCGGCCCAAGTGACGGGGGGCGCGTCCACTACGCCGGCTTCACCCAGCCCATCGACTTCGCCGGCGCGTACACCACCCCCGAACTCGACACCCTCACCGCCCGCGCCCGCGACGCCGGCGGCGACGTGGACTTCCTCTCCCACCAACCCCTCGTCCGCACCGGCACCGACCTCGAAACCCTCCTCCCCACCCTCGACGCCCGCCGCCGCGCCGGCCGCATCGTCCCCACCCACACCACCCAGTACCTCGCCGAACTCGGCGTCCACCTCACCGACGACGGCCTCCAGCGCGCCTAG
- a CDS encoding molybdopterin-dependent oxidoreductase, producing MGVVARAARACRARATSLGLAGLAGVAALASSYAVAGRTPRFVAAPVASAFVDAAPAALVRVGIESLGSAAQSLVLLSALAAAVALYAVPVLCALLAADHARLPAEPLVAAGALAVGWGLVGAPGSAVAAAAGATLIVAASRLRAPKPGGVDTDRRSVLAGALSAAGLSFGGWLVGSADSGTGGPGERAASTGTEGRLLDRALAASFDVDGLEPLVSTEFYEVDINAVNPTPNREGWTLDVTGAVESERTHDLAGVRSFPTEHRFVTLRCVSDPLNGTKLDTALWTGVPVRELLDDAGVTEDACCVVLRAKDGFYMEVPLEAVEDGLLAVGMNGLPLPREHGAPARVLVPGHWGEVNVKWVTELEVTETPVEGYWEKRGWHGTGPVNTVAKLHAVTRDGGRIEVAGHAYAGTRGVERVEVSTDGGRTWADTDLTDPLPARVPADADDPALGGRAADAWRGWRFAYDAPGTEHEVVVRATDGTNAVQSREYHEPYPRGATGWVSRTID from the coding sequence ATGGGCGTGGTTGCGCGGGCGGCGAGGGCGTGTCGGGCGCGCGCGACCAGCCTCGGACTCGCCGGGCTCGCGGGCGTCGCCGCGCTCGCGTCGTCCTACGCGGTCGCGGGCCGCACCCCGCGGTTCGTCGCCGCACCGGTCGCGTCCGCGTTCGTGGACGCCGCGCCCGCCGCGCTCGTCCGCGTCGGCATCGAGTCGCTGGGGAGCGCCGCGCAGTCGCTCGTCCTCCTGTCCGCGCTCGCGGCCGCGGTCGCGCTCTACGCCGTCCCCGTTCTGTGCGCCCTGCTCGCGGCCGACCACGCGCGACTTCCCGCCGAACCGCTCGTCGCCGCCGGCGCGCTCGCGGTCGGCTGGGGGCTGGTCGGCGCGCCCGGGTCGGCGGTCGCCGCGGCCGCCGGCGCGACGCTCATCGTCGCCGCGTCCCGCCTCCGCGCGCCGAAACCGGGAGGCGTGGACACCGACAGGCGGTCGGTGCTCGCGGGCGCGCTGAGCGCCGCCGGTCTCTCCTTCGGCGGGTGGCTCGTCGGCTCCGCGGATTCCGGGACGGGCGGGCCGGGCGAGCGCGCGGCATCCACGGGAACCGAGGGGCGGTTGCTCGACCGCGCACTCGCGGCGTCGTTCGACGTTGACGGCCTCGAACCGCTCGTCAGCACCGAGTTCTACGAGGTCGATATCAACGCCGTCAATCCGACGCCGAACCGCGAGGGCTGGACGCTCGACGTGACCGGCGCGGTGGAGTCCGAGCGCACGCACGACCTCGCGGGCGTGCGGTCGTTCCCCACGGAGCACCGGTTCGTGACGCTTCGGTGCGTGAGCGACCCGCTGAACGGGACGAAGCTCGACACCGCGCTCTGGACGGGCGTCCCCGTCCGGGAACTCCTGGACGACGCCGGCGTCACCGAGGACGCGTGCTGTGTCGTACTGCGCGCGAAGGACGGCTTCTACATGGAGGTGCCGCTCGAAGCGGTCGAGGACGGCCTGCTCGCGGTCGGGATGAACGGCCTCCCGCTCCCGCGCGAGCACGGCGCGCCAGCGCGCGTCCTCGTCCCCGGCCACTGGGGCGAGGTGAACGTGAAGTGGGTGACGGAACTCGAAGTCACGGAGACGCCGGTCGAGGGCTACTGGGAGAAGCGCGGCTGGCACGGCACCGGCCCCGTGAACACCGTCGCGAAACTCCACGCGGTCACCCGCGACGGCGGGCGAATCGAGGTCGCCGGGCACGCGTACGCCGGCACGCGCGGCGTCGAACGCGTCGAGGTCTCGACGGACGGCGGGCGGACGTGGGCGGACACCGACCTCACCGACCCCCTCCCGGCGCGGGTGCCGGCGGACGCTGACGACCCGGCGCTCGGCGGGCGAGCGGCGGACGCGTGGCGGGGCTGGCGGTTCGCGTACGACGCGCCCGGCACGGAGCACGAGGTCGTGGTGCGCGCGACCGACGGGACGAACGCGGTGCAGTCCCGTGAGTACCACGAGCCGTATCCGCGGGGCGCGACCGGCTGGGTGTCCCGGACTATCGACTAA